In Plantibacter sp. PA-3-X8, one DNA window encodes the following:
- a CDS encoding hydantoinase/oxoprolinase N-terminal domain-containing protein, whose product MSAGTTTSTVTDTSGELAIGIDVGGTNTDAVALSGTGEVVSWTKQPTTRDVTGGIRAALAEVLDQLGDDRGLVTRVMLGTTHATNAIVNRRDLGRVVVIRLGSPAATSLPPLAGWPRELRDVVLAGSILAGGGHLVDGYPIAPLDRDLIRRELDALAGTFDAVAVCGIFSPSFPEQELEVEALVQDHVGVDIPVSLSHEIGALGLLERENATVLNASLYAVARDVTNALTTVVAEERLDATTYFAQNDGTLMAVEYAARYPVLTIGSGPANSIRGAAFLSGADNAIIIDVGGTTSDLGVLVDRFPRESTLPREVGGVRTNFRMPDILSVGLGGGTIVDTATGVPRHDSVGYRLTEEALLFGGTTPTLTDAASLQFGIADRELPPLDRVTRQALEHALGVAHERIESAVERMSLGRTGLPLVVVGGGGFLVPDAVLGASEVLRPARGNVANAVGAAIALAGGRSDQLCDFADRAAAIEEAGRSAIEKAIQAGADPRSVEIVDVLETPVSYATRPTLKVSVKAAGPLARIGTATRQRI is encoded by the coding sequence ATGAGCGCCGGCACCACTACCAGCACCGTCACCGACACCTCGGGCGAACTCGCGATCGGCATCGACGTCGGCGGGACCAACACCGACGCCGTCGCGCTCTCGGGTACGGGCGAGGTCGTCTCATGGACGAAGCAGCCCACCACCCGCGACGTCACGGGCGGCATCCGGGCGGCGCTCGCCGAGGTGCTCGACCAGCTCGGCGACGACCGGGGCCTCGTCACCCGCGTCATGCTCGGCACCACCCACGCGACCAACGCGATCGTCAACCGTCGCGACCTCGGACGCGTCGTCGTCATCCGGCTGGGCTCGCCCGCCGCCACCTCGCTCCCGCCGCTCGCCGGCTGGCCGCGGGAACTGCGCGACGTCGTCCTCGCGGGGAGCATCCTCGCGGGCGGTGGCCACCTCGTCGACGGCTACCCGATCGCCCCGCTCGACCGCGACCTCATCCGCCGGGAGCTCGACGCCCTGGCCGGCACCTTCGACGCGGTCGCCGTCTGCGGGATCTTCAGCCCGTCGTTCCCCGAGCAGGAGCTCGAGGTCGAGGCGCTCGTCCAGGACCACGTCGGGGTCGACATCCCGGTGTCGCTCAGTCACGAGATCGGCGCGCTCGGGTTGTTGGAGCGCGAGAACGCGACGGTCCTGAACGCGTCCCTCTACGCCGTCGCCCGCGACGTCACGAACGCGCTCACGACCGTCGTCGCCGAGGAGCGACTCGACGCGACCACGTACTTCGCCCAGAACGACGGCACGCTCATGGCCGTCGAGTACGCGGCGCGTTACCCCGTGCTCACGATCGGTTCCGGGCCGGCGAACTCCATCCGCGGCGCCGCCTTCCTCTCCGGTGCCGACAACGCGATCATCATCGACGTCGGCGGCACGACGAGCGACCTCGGCGTGCTCGTCGACCGGTTCCCCCGCGAGTCGACCCTGCCCCGCGAGGTCGGTGGCGTGCGGACGAACTTCCGCATGCCCGACATCCTGAGCGTCGGCCTCGGCGGCGGCACGATCGTCGACACCGCGACCGGTGTCCCGCGCCACGACTCGGTCGGTTACCGCCTCACCGAGGAGGCGCTGCTGTTCGGCGGCACCACCCCGACCCTCACCGACGCGGCCTCGCTCCAGTTCGGCATCGCCGACCGCGAGCTGCCGCCCCTCGACCGCGTGACCCGCCAAGCACTCGAGCACGCGCTCGGCGTCGCCCACGAACGCATCGAGTCCGCCGTCGAGCGCATGTCGCTCGGCCGCACCGGCCTCCCACTCGTCGTCGTCGGCGGCGGAGGATTCCTCGTCCCGGACGCCGTCCTCGGCGCGAGCGAGGTCCTGCGCCCGGCGCGCGGCAACGTCGCCAACGCCGTGGGCGCGGCCATCGCGCTCGCCGGTGGGCGCTCCGATCAGCTCTGCGACTTCGCCGACCGCGCAGCCGCCATCGAGGAGGCAGGACGCTCCGCGATCGAGAAGGCGATCCAGGCCGGCGCAGACCCGCGCTCGGTCGAGATCGTCGACGTGCTCGAGACCCCCGTCTCGTACGCGACCCGCCCCACCCTGAAGGTCTCCGTGAAGGCGGCGGGTCCCCTCGCCCGCATCGGCACGGCGACCCGACAGCGCATCTGA
- a CDS encoding ABC transporter substrate-binding protein, with product MNSKRKAAAALATAALTAVALTACTSSQSSDSSGEYVSGGTFVTAMSGDPGSLVPMTGISLEAREIISFHYESLVYVNADGELLPWLAESWEEDASSTSITYTLKDGITCADGTPFTAETAAANITYNADPANATFYYGAQVSERMTATADGNQLTVTSTTPDPFILANTGTVEMVCQAGLDDPDSLVETMNGTGLFTLDKATPGSSYTFTKRDDYTWGPEDVTSDTKGLPDTFEVRVVTDPGTAANLLLSGDVNAASIGGADQDRVEAAGLGSEGVRNPIGEMLFNERPERPTSDPLVREALVTAIDREQVGEVVTDGTAEESKSLVVKSPYLCVADGPQWTLPETDVEKSGELLDEAGWTLGSDGKRSKDGEPLTIKFIYDAATPSHAAAAELVQQTWDELGVTTELSGNDANAWSEQLFSTFDWDTGFVQIAPGGPVIVNTFFGGETPDNGGNNFMFVDNPEYDALAEQAKTASPEETCDLWQQAEAKLIERTDVFPIADAQDFLYLNGAEVERPNFIRPTSIRMVG from the coding sequence ATGAACAGCAAGCGGAAAGCCGCGGCGGCACTCGCCACCGCGGCCCTCACCGCGGTGGCCCTCACCGCGTGCACCTCCTCGCAATCCTCCGATTCCTCCGGCGAGTACGTCTCCGGCGGCACCTTCGTCACCGCGATGAGCGGCGACCCGGGCAGCCTCGTCCCCATGACGGGCATCAGCCTCGAGGCCCGCGAGATCATCAGCTTCCACTACGAGTCGCTCGTGTACGTCAACGCCGACGGCGAGCTCCTGCCCTGGCTGGCCGAGAGCTGGGAGGAGGATGCGAGCTCCACCTCCATCACCTACACGCTCAAGGACGGCATCACCTGCGCCGACGGCACCCCGTTCACCGCGGAGACCGCCGCGGCGAACATCACCTACAACGCCGACCCGGCCAACGCGACCTTCTACTACGGCGCGCAGGTCTCCGAGCGGATGACCGCGACCGCCGACGGCAATCAGCTCACCGTCACGAGCACGACGCCCGACCCGTTCATCCTCGCCAACACGGGCACCGTCGAGATGGTCTGCCAGGCCGGCCTCGATGACCCGGACTCCCTCGTCGAGACGATGAACGGCACCGGCCTCTTCACCCTCGACAAGGCGACCCCCGGCTCCAGCTACACCTTCACGAAGCGCGACGACTACACCTGGGGTCCCGAGGACGTCACGAGCGACACCAAGGGCCTGCCGGACACCTTCGAGGTCCGCGTCGTCACCGACCCCGGGACCGCCGCGAACCTGCTGCTCTCCGGTGACGTGAACGCCGCGAGCATCGGCGGCGCCGACCAGGACCGCGTCGAGGCCGCCGGTCTCGGCAGCGAGGGCGTGCGCAACCCGATCGGCGAGATGCTCTTCAACGAGCGCCCGGAGCGCCCCACCTCCGACCCGCTCGTCCGTGAGGCCCTCGTCACCGCGATCGACCGCGAGCAGGTCGGCGAGGTCGTCACCGACGGCACCGCCGAGGAGTCCAAGTCGCTCGTCGTGAAGAGCCCGTACCTCTGCGTCGCCGACGGCCCGCAGTGGACGCTCCCCGAGACGGACGTCGAGAAGTCCGGCGAGCTGCTCGACGAGGCGGGCTGGACGCTCGGTTCCGACGGCAAGCGCTCGAAGGACGGCGAACCGCTGACGATCAAGTTCATCTACGACGCGGCCACCCCGAGCCACGCGGCCGCGGCCGAGCTCGTGCAGCAGACCTGGGACGAGCTAGGCGTCACAACGGAGCTCTCGGGTAACGACGCGAACGCCTGGTCCGAGCAGCTGTTCTCGACCTTCGACTGGGACACCGGCTTCGTGCAGATCGCTCCGGGCGGACCGGTCATCGTGAACACCTTCTTCGGTGGCGAGACCCCGGACAATGGCGGCAACAACTTCATGTTCGTCGACAACCCGGAGTACGACGCGCTCGCCGAGCAGGCCAAGACGGCCAGCCCGGAGGAGACCTGCGACCTCTGGCAGCAGGCCGAAGCGAAGCTCATCGAGCGGACGGACGTGTTCCCGATCGCCGACGCGCAGGACTTCCTGTACCTGAACGGCGCCGAGGTCGAGCGTCCGAACTTCATCCGCCCGACGAGCATCCGGATGGTCGGCTGA
- a CDS encoding CdaR family transcriptional regulator, with translation MAQVTVADVILQAEHLGARCVAGAPAGVPVTGVEILALDELNDATEHSIAIVTTPDGAVPRPYQVDIAIRRAIAAGCAALVFVGAFPVAETSRALADRGGLPVIMSEGIASDLAVLMDRTIRGGAEEAMSRAEFAIQRVISASAAEAEQASGVGVREAILEVASTTLGVPVTLVEDASASWLEPDAVCIGEIPIGRVHAERDDPAAAIALPVIASVLSRALQRELHGRFGSVRSRAELIIELIFAESSRIDGFAMDAVRAGLPLQLSHAVAWLTPKHASDPDRRAPTVLAPSVELFALQLVDQREEQWHLAMRRDEIVVISSEELGAPDHQRRLRDVMERIVAHAATIAGPEWTFTVGLGTPQSGAAGLRQSATEARVAAEAAIAGGRFGTMEATDVTGLRRVLLDFYASPLSRTLLDDILSPLDALGPERATISVRTLLSYLSHRNSLARAGAELNLHPNAVNYRIRRIEQSLELDLADPDVRFAAELACRVRLIGMP, from the coding sequence ATGGCCCAAGTCACCGTCGCCGACGTCATCCTCCAAGCCGAGCATCTCGGTGCCCGCTGCGTCGCCGGTGCCCCCGCCGGCGTCCCGGTCACCGGGGTCGAGATCCTCGCGCTCGACGAGCTGAACGACGCGACCGAGCACTCCATCGCCATCGTGACGACCCCCGACGGCGCCGTCCCGAGGCCGTACCAGGTCGACATCGCCATCCGCCGGGCCATCGCCGCGGGCTGCGCGGCGCTCGTGTTCGTCGGTGCGTTCCCCGTCGCCGAGACCTCGCGGGCCCTCGCGGACCGCGGTGGTCTGCCGGTGATCATGAGCGAGGGCATCGCCTCCGACCTCGCCGTGCTCATGGACCGCACGATCCGCGGTGGAGCGGAAGAGGCGATGTCGCGCGCCGAGTTCGCGATCCAACGGGTGATCAGCGCGTCCGCGGCTGAAGCAGAGCAGGCGTCGGGTGTCGGCGTGCGGGAGGCGATCCTCGAGGTCGCCAGCACGACCCTGGGGGTGCCGGTCACCCTCGTCGAGGACGCGAGCGCGAGCTGGCTCGAACCGGACGCGGTGTGCATCGGTGAGATCCCGATCGGCCGGGTCCACGCCGAGCGCGACGACCCGGCCGCGGCGATCGCCCTCCCGGTCATCGCCTCCGTCCTCTCGCGCGCCCTGCAACGGGAACTGCACGGACGCTTCGGTTCGGTGCGCTCGCGGGCGGAGCTCATCATCGAGCTGATCTTCGCCGAGTCCTCCCGTATCGACGGCTTCGCGATGGACGCGGTCCGGGCCGGCCTGCCGCTCCAGCTGTCGCACGCGGTGGCGTGGCTGACCCCGAAGCACGCGAGTGATCCCGACCGCCGCGCACCCACGGTCCTCGCGCCCTCCGTCGAGCTCTTCGCGCTGCAACTCGTCGACCAGCGCGAGGAGCAGTGGCACCTCGCGATGCGGCGCGACGAGATCGTCGTCATCTCCTCCGAGGAGCTCGGCGCACCCGACCACCAGCGGCGACTACGCGACGTGATGGAGCGGATCGTCGCGCACGCTGCCACGATCGCGGGGCCGGAGTGGACCTTCACGGTCGGGCTCGGGACACCGCAGAGCGGAGCGGCAGGGCTCCGCCAGTCGGCGACCGAGGCGCGGGTCGCGGCTGAAGCGGCCATCGCGGGTGGTCGTTTCGGCACCATGGAGGCGACGGACGTCACCGGGCTGCGGCGGGTGCTCCTCGACTTCTACGCCTCACCACTCAGTCGGACGCTCCTCGACGACATCCTCTCGCCACTCGACGCCCTCGGGCCGGAGCGGGCCACGATCTCGGTGCGGACGCTCCTCTCCTACCTCAGCCATCGGAACTCACTGGCGCGTGCCGGAGCCGAGCTGAACCTGCATCCGAACGCGGTGAACTACCGGATCCGGCGCATCGAGCAGTCGCTCGAACTCGACCTCGCCGACCCGGACGTCCGCTTCGCCGCGGAGCTCGCCTGCCGGGTGCGGCTCATCGGGATGCCGTAG
- a CDS encoding DUF917 domain-containing protein, with protein MSTNHPAARSAASATPITSITLADVPALAAGCAIFGTGGGGAVQTPQLGVEIALEQFGPVPVKQVADLDADDVVVAMSGIGAPSVGFEMLGASGQAEIIVEEIERLTGKRITTIMATEIGGSNGVGPVGWAASLGLSILDADGMGRAFPEAPMTAMNVANLPPGYAVLSDVIGNVSILRPVSLAWLERHARALTVASGAISIGANYVMDRYTVRGAVIEGSVSRAVQVGRRLLTATDPVGALTDELGASLITGGKVVDIERRTEGGFTRGSVTVEGIGEHRGRLTRVEIQNENLVVMEDGAVIVSVPDLVTIVDSETGDAISTEMLRFGQRVSVLAWACDPLWRTERGLELAGPRAFGYDLDYEPFGVSADETIGATR; from the coding sequence ATGTCAACGAACCACCCCGCTGCACGCTCCGCAGCGTCGGCCACGCCGATCACCAGCATCACCCTGGCCGACGTGCCGGCGCTCGCCGCAGGATGCGCCATCTTCGGCACCGGCGGCGGCGGCGCGGTGCAGACCCCGCAGCTCGGCGTCGAGATCGCCCTGGAGCAGTTCGGCCCGGTCCCCGTCAAACAGGTCGCCGACCTCGACGCGGACGACGTGGTCGTCGCCATGTCCGGCATCGGCGCCCCGTCGGTGGGCTTCGAGATGCTCGGCGCGAGCGGCCAGGCCGAGATCATCGTCGAGGAGATCGAGCGCCTCACCGGTAAGCGCATCACCACGATCATGGCGACGGAGATCGGCGGCAGCAACGGCGTCGGACCCGTCGGCTGGGCCGCGAGCCTCGGCCTCAGCATCCTCGACGCCGACGGCATGGGACGAGCCTTCCCGGAAGCGCCGATGACCGCGATGAACGTCGCGAACCTCCCGCCCGGGTACGCGGTCCTGAGCGATGTGATCGGCAACGTCTCGATCCTGCGGCCCGTCAGCCTCGCCTGGCTCGAGCGCCACGCCCGCGCCCTCACCGTGGCGAGCGGCGCGATCTCGATCGGCGCCAACTACGTCATGGACCGCTACACCGTCCGCGGCGCCGTCATCGAGGGCAGCGTCAGCCGCGCCGTGCAGGTCGGGCGCCGGCTCCTCACCGCCACCGACCCCGTCGGCGCGCTCACGGACGAACTCGGCGCGTCCCTCATCACGGGCGGCAAGGTCGTCGACATCGAGCGCCGCACCGAGGGCGGGTTCACCCGCGGTTCCGTCACGGTCGAGGGGATCGGCGAGCACCGCGGTCGCCTCACCCGGGTGGAGATCCAGAACGAGAACCTCGTCGTCATGGAGGACGGAGCGGTCATCGTCAGCGTCCCCGACCTCGTCACGATCGTCGACTCCGAGACGGGCGACGCGATCTCCACCGAGATGCTGCGCTTCGGACAACGGGTGAGCGTCCTCGCCTGGGCGTGCGATCCACTGTGGCGCACCGAGCGCGGCCTCGAACTCGCCGGCCCGCGCGCGTTCGGCTACGACCTCGACTACGAGCCCTTCGGCGTGAGCGCCGACGAGACCATTGGAGCGACCCGATGA